One Trachemys scripta elegans isolate TJP31775 chromosome 4, CAS_Tse_1.0, whole genome shotgun sequence genomic region harbors:
- the SIX4 gene encoding homeobox protein SIX4 produces MSSASPTDKLPSAVEIKQENVTEIHSEAGTVPQERAARNPAPPPAAPFPMEQAGSAAGEEGAADQLLLHTELLARNHHAAASSSSSSPSSSQTPLAFSPDHVACVCEALQQGGNLDRLARFLWSLPQSDLLRGNESLMKARALVAFHQGIYPELYSILEGHSFDSSNHPLLQELWYKARYTEAERARGRPLGAVDKYRLRRKFPLPRTIWDGEETVYCFKERSRNALKELYKQNRYPSPAEKRNLAKITGLSLTQVSNWFKNRRQRDRNPSETQSKSESDGNPSTEDESSKGQEDLSPHPLPNSSDGATNLSLPNHMEPVYMQQLGNTKISLSSSGVLLNGNLVPASTSSVFLNGSSFLQGPNGVILNGLNIGTSQTVTLNPPKTTSSAVSNGGSITDILVSSSEDVKDFKILQASVSNSAAAPTPYSPSNVPVSFPGLIPSSEVKRESIQTVASQDGGSVVTFTAPVQINQYGIVQIPNSGTNGQLLNGSIGFSPLQLPPVSVAASQGNISINPSTSDGGTFTSDSSTAQQGKVFFSSLAPSAVVYTVPNSGQAIGSVKQEGLERSLVFSQLMPVSQNTQLNVNISSENVAGGGLQSMASSLVNVTPSHNFSLASPSLLNATELNSGISESQSMSASVTNTSTVISISNTNYATLQNCSLITSQDLMSISTAQPALREIVSTTGDHVSHPSAQVHPDFVREHRLVLQSAPDVKENFLSNSESKSTSNLMMLDTKSKYVMSNMVDTVCEELETDKKELAKLQTVQMDEDMQDF; encoded by the exons atgtcttctgcctcccccacagACAAGCTCCCGAGCGCGGTGGAGATCAAGCAAGAGAATGTGACGGAAATCCACTCCGAAGCAGGCACCGTGCCCCAGGAAAGGGCAGCCCGCAACCCTGCACCGCCGCCCGCTGCCCCTTTCCCCATGGAGCAAGCAGGCTCCgcggctggggaggagggagctgcgGATCAGCTCCTGCTCCACACTGAACTTCTGGCCAGGAATCACCAtgctgccgcctcctcctcctcctcctctccctcctcctcccagaccCCCCTGGCTTTCTCCCCGGATCATGTAGCCTGTGTCTGCGAGGCGCTGCAGCAAGGTGGGAACCTGGACCGCCTGGCCAGGTTCCTGTGGTCTTTGCCCCAGAGCGATCTGCTACGTGGCAACGAGAGCCTGATGAAAGCCCGGGCGCTGGTGGCTTTCCACCAGGGCATCTACCCGGAGCTCTACAGCATCCTGGAGGGCCACAGCTTCGACTCCTCCAACCACCCGCTGCTGCAGGAGCTGTGGTACAAGGCTCGCTACACCGAGGCGGAGCGAGCCCGGGGCAGACCCCTGGGGGCGGTGGACAAGTACCGGCTGCGGAGGAAGTTCCCCCTGCCCAGGACCATCTGGGACGGCGAGGAGACGGTGTATTGCTTCAAGGAGAGGTCCCGCAACGCGCTGAAGGAGCTCTACAAGCAGAACCGGTACCCGTCGCCGGCCGAGAAGCGGAACCTGGCCAAGATCACCGGGCTCTCCCTCACCCAGGTCAGCAACTGGTTCAAGAACCGGCGGCAGCGGGACCGCAACCCCTCCGAGACCCAGTCCAAAAG TGAGTCAGATGGCAACCCTAGCACAGAAGATGAATCCAGTAAGGGGCAGGAGGATTTATCTCCACATCCACTCCCCAACTCGTCCGATGGAGCTACCAATCTAAGCCTTCCCAATCATATGGAGCCAGTGTACATGCAGCAGCTTGGAAACACTAAAATATCTTTAAGTTCTTCTGGCGTTTTGCTGAATGGAAACTTAGTGCCTGCCAGTACTTCTTCTGTCTTTCTTAATGGGAGCTCTTTTCTTCAAGGACCCAATGGCGTAATCCTCAATGGTCTCAACATAGGGACTTCACAGACAGTAACTTTAAATCCACCCAAAACAACTTCAAGTGCTGTGAGCAATGGAGGGTCAATCACTGACATATTGGTGTCTTCTTCTGAAGATGTCAAGGACTTCAAAATCCTCCAGGCTTCTGTGTCTAACTCTGCAGCAGCACCAACACCATACAGTCCCAGTAATGTACCTGTCTCATTTCCAGGGTTAATACCAAGCAGTGAGGTGAAAAGGGAAAGCATACAAACTGTTGCTTCTCAAGATGGAGGGTCTGTAGTTACTTTTACTGCTCCTGTCCAAATAAACCAGTATGGCATTGTCCAGATCCCTAATTCAGGAACAAATGGCCAGTTGCTTAATGGAAGCATCGGgttttctcctctgcagctgccTCCTGTTTCTGTGGCAGCTTCACAAG gTAACATTTCAATAAATCCAAGTACATCAGATGGGGGGACTTTTACAAGTGATTCTTCAACAGCGCAGCAAGGAAAGGTTTTCTTTAGCTCTCTTGCTCCCAGTGCAGTGGTGTACACAGTTCCCAATTCAGGTCAGGCAATAGGATCTGTAAAACAAGAAGGATTGGAAAGAAGCCTTGTGTTTTCTCAGTTAATGCCTGTCAGTCAGAATACACAACTAAATGTAAACATATCTTCTGAAAATGTAGCTGGTGGAGGCCTCCAGTCCATGGCTTCCTCCTTAGTAAATGTAACTCCCTCACATAATTTTTCCCTAGCTTCaccttctcttttaaatgctacAGAACTGAACTCTGGTATCTCAGAGAGTCAGTCTATGTCAGCATCTGTAACAAATACATCTACTGTGATATCAATCAGCAACACTAACTATGCAACTCTTCAGAACTGTTCCCTCATTACCAGTCAAGATCTCATGTCAATTTCTACAGCACAGCCTGCACTCCGGGAAATAGTTTCAACAACTGGAGACCATGTCAGTCATCCATCTGCACAAGTTCATCCGGATTTTGTCAGAGAGCACAGGTTAGTTCTGCAGTCAGCACCCGATGTCAAGGAGAATTTCTTATCCAATTCTGAGAGTAAGTCAACCAGCAACTTAATGATGCTGGACACAAAATCCAAATATGTTATGAGTAATATGGTCGACACGGTCTGTGAAGAACTGGAAACGGACAAAAAAGAGCTTGCCAAACTCCAGACAGTTCAGATGGATGAAGATATGCaagatttttaa